The proteins below come from a single Parazoarcus communis genomic window:
- a CDS encoding acyl-CoA thioesterase, translating to MARSNIFRMRIAFSDCDPAQIVFFANYFKWFDTSSREFFTACGVPSWRDTLATRGIIGTPLVDAQAKFMSSATYGEDIEIESSVETWNNKSFVMRHVARRGDTVLCEGREVRVFAIQDPEDPLRIKAVPIPEDIRAACE from the coding sequence ATGGCACGCAGCAACATTTTTCGCATGCGTATCGCTTTCAGCGATTGCGATCCGGCGCAGATCGTTTTCTTCGCCAACTATTTCAAGTGGTTCGACACGTCGAGCCGCGAGTTCTTTACCGCCTGTGGCGTACCAAGCTGGCGCGACACGCTGGCCACGCGCGGCATCATCGGCACCCCGCTGGTGGATGCACAGGCAAAGTTCATGAGTTCCGCAACCTATGGCGAGGATATCGAGATCGAATCCTCGGTTGAGACCTGGAACAACAAGAGCTTTGTCATGCGCCATGTTGCCCGGCGCGGCGATACCGTGCTGTGCGAAGGGCGTGAGGTGCGGGTCTTTGCCATTCAGGACCCGGAAGATCCACTGCGCATCAAGGCCGTGCCGATTCCGGAAGACATTCGCGCCGCCTGCGAGTAA
- a CDS encoding 3-hydroxyacyl-CoA dehydrogenase, with protein sequence MKFENNTFIVTGGASGLGEASVRALHAAGANVVIADLNVELGNQLAAMLGERAVCVRTNVADEADARAAVDLAVSRFGGLHGLINCAGIGTAGKVLGKEGAMALESFSRTIQVNLIGTFNMIRLAAEAMARCEAQADGERGVIVNTASVAAYEGQIGQAAYAASKGGIVSMTLPIARELARSGIRVVTIAPGLFLTPMMHTLPPEVQQSLGESVPFPQRLGQPAEYAKLVCSIVDNIMINGETIRLDGAIRLAPR encoded by the coding sequence ATGAAATTCGAAAACAACACCTTCATCGTCACCGGAGGGGCCTCAGGCCTGGGCGAAGCCAGTGTGCGAGCATTGCATGCAGCGGGCGCCAATGTGGTGATTGCCGACCTCAACGTCGAACTTGGCAATCAGCTGGCAGCGATGCTGGGCGAACGCGCGGTCTGCGTGCGGACCAACGTCGCTGACGAAGCCGATGCCCGCGCCGCAGTCGATCTGGCGGTATCGCGCTTTGGTGGCCTGCACGGCCTGATCAACTGTGCCGGCATCGGCACCGCCGGCAAGGTGCTGGGCAAGGAGGGGGCGATGGCGCTGGAGAGTTTCTCCCGCACCATCCAGGTCAATCTGATCGGCACCTTCAACATGATCCGGCTGGCGGCGGAAGCCATGGCTCGCTGCGAAGCACAGGCCGACGGCGAGCGCGGCGTGATCGTCAACACCGCATCGGTTGCCGCCTACGAGGGGCAGATCGGGCAGGCGGCTTATGCAGCGTCGAAGGGCGGCATCGTGTCGATGACGCTGCCGATCGCGCGGGAGCTGGCACGCAGCGGCATCCGCGTGGTCACCATCGCGCCCGGACTGTTCCTGACGCCGATGATGCACACCCTGCCGCCCGAAGTGCAGCAGTCACTGGGTGAATCCGTGCCATTCCCGCAGCGTCTCGGTCAGCCGGCGGAATACGCGAAGCTGGTCTGCAGCATCGTCGACAACATCATGATCAACGGCGAAACCATCCGGCTGGACGGAGCGATCCGGCTTGCACCGCGCTGA
- a CDS encoding thiolase family protein translates to MNKQFEASEASALVNNYDDIWLVAGQRTPFVDYNGVLRDVSPTDLGIFAARALFEKSGVPASEVGGTVAGNMAQASFDAYFLPRHIGLYSGVNPNAPAVLVQRLCGTGFETILTAADQIKLGKAKVMLCVGTESMSRNPVSSYTHRAGFRMGQVEFKDFLWEATKDPVFGGGMGDTAENLAKMYGIGREEVDRFAEQSFARAAAAWDAGYFSDEVSTVVNSKWELEGYQPRGLKLADRAQHCERDGHVRPTSFETLQKLRPAFGGVQTGGNSSAIVDGAAAVIVAHGDWVRANGIKPLARIVAGAAVAVPPEIMGIGPAPAIRAAAKSAGITVGDLGRIEINEAFGAQYLACERELGLDRDKSNVHGGAIAIGHPLGASGVRLTTTVARELKEAGLQFGVSSACAGGGQGVAIVVENAN, encoded by the coding sequence ATGAACAAGCAATTCGAAGCTTCAGAAGCATCCGCTCTCGTTAACAACTATGACGACATCTGGCTGGTGGCCGGTCAGCGCACACCCTTTGTCGACTACAACGGCGTCTTGCGTGACGTTTCGCCGACGGATCTCGGCATCTTTGCCGCCCGCGCCTTGTTCGAGAAGAGCGGTGTGCCGGCCTCCGAGGTTGGTGGCACTGTCGCCGGCAACATGGCGCAGGCCAGTTTCGACGCCTATTTCCTGCCGCGCCACATTGGCCTGTATTCGGGGGTGAATCCCAACGCGCCTGCGGTGCTGGTGCAGCGTCTGTGCGGCACTGGTTTCGAGACCATTCTGACCGCGGCAGACCAGATCAAGCTGGGCAAGGCCAAGGTGATGCTGTGTGTCGGCACCGAGTCGATGTCGCGCAACCCGGTGTCTTCATACACCCATCGCGCGGGCTTTCGCATGGGGCAGGTCGAGTTCAAGGACTTCCTGTGGGAGGCAACCAAGGACCCCGTGTTCGGTGGCGGCATGGGCGATACCGCCGAGAATCTCGCGAAGATGTACGGCATCGGTCGTGAAGAGGTCGATCGATTCGCCGAGCAGAGCTTTGCCCGCGCGGCAGCCGCATGGGATGCGGGCTATTTTTCGGATGAGGTCAGTACCGTCGTCAACAGTAAATGGGAGCTCGAGGGCTATCAGCCCCGCGGCCTCAAGCTCGCCGATCGCGCCCAGCACTGCGAGCGCGACGGTCACGTCCGCCCGACCTCCTTCGAGACGCTGCAGAAGCTTCGCCCAGCCTTCGGTGGTGTGCAGACCGGCGGCAACAGTTCTGCCATCGTCGATGGTGCGGCTGCCGTGATCGTGGCGCATGGCGACTGGGTTCGCGCCAATGGCATCAAACCCCTGGCGCGCATCGTGGCTGGGGCTGCGGTCGCCGTGCCACCCGAAATCATGGGGATCGGCCCAGCGCCGGCGATCCGCGCGGCGGCGAAATCGGCGGGCATCACGGTGGGCGACCTGGGCCGTATCGAGATCAACGAGGCTTTCGGTGCGCAGTATCTGGCCTGCGAGCGCGAGCTCGGGCTCGACCGCGACAAGAGCAACGTGCATGGCGGCGCCATCGCAATCGGCCATCCGCTGGGCGCCTCGGGTGTTCGCCTCACCACCACCGTGGCCCGCGAACTGAAGGAGGCCGGCCTGCAGTTCGGCGTTTCGTCGGCCTGTGCCGGTGGCGGGCAAGGGGTTGCGATTGTGGTTGAGAACGCCAACTGA
- a CDS encoding crotonase/enoyl-CoA hydratase family protein: MSEQLVKTSVEDTIYNITLARPEKRNAVSDRLLAALEAALIAIPEGTRAIVLAGEGEHFCAGLDLSEHQHREPFGVMQHSRGWHRIFDRIQNGGIPVIAAMQGAVIGGGLELATATHVRVSEPNTIYQLPEGRHGIFVGGGASVRVAKIIGPGRMCEMMLTGRILDADEGLRLGLSHYLVGAGESLAKAQALARRIAENAPMANWAMVSAISRIDNMATDDGFFVESLTAALTQTSPEVAERIGHFLTRKGKGPQK, translated from the coding sequence ATGAGCGAACAACTGGTCAAGACCTCGGTCGAGGACACAATCTACAACATCACACTGGCGCGGCCAGAGAAACGCAACGCAGTGAGCGACCGTTTGCTGGCTGCGCTCGAGGCGGCGCTGATTGCCATTCCTGAAGGGACGCGGGCGATCGTTCTGGCGGGCGAGGGCGAGCACTTCTGCGCCGGTCTCGACCTATCCGAGCACCAGCATCGCGAGCCCTTTGGCGTGATGCAGCACTCGCGTGGCTGGCACCGCATTTTCGACCGCATCCAGAACGGCGGCATCCCGGTGATCGCAGCAATGCAGGGCGCGGTGATCGGTGGGGGACTGGAACTCGCGACGGCCACCCACGTCCGCGTGTCGGAGCCGAACACGATCTATCAGCTGCCGGAAGGCCGGCACGGCATTTTCGTCGGTGGCGGGGCGTCGGTTCGTGTGGCCAAGATAATCGGTCCGGGGCGCATGTGCGAAATGATGCTGACCGGGCGCATTCTCGATGCCGACGAAGGCTTGCGCCTTGGCCTGTCGCACTACCTTGTCGGCGCCGGAGAATCGCTGGCGAAGGCGCAGGCCCTGGCGCGCCGCATTGCCGAGAACGCCCCGATGGCGAACTGGGCGATGGTCTCCGCCATTTCGCGCATCGACAACATGGCCACCGATGACGGCTTCTTCGTCGAGTCGCTGACCGCCGCACTGACCCAGACCAGCCCCGAAGTGGCCGAGCGCATCGGGCACTTCCTCACCCGTAAAGGCAAGGGACCGCAAAAATGA
- a CDS encoding feruloyl-CoA synthase, with translation MDKVIRDAERMFAKSVVDIETREDGTRVLRSGIPLPDSYSRCVGDWLEHWAQARPDSLYLAERDENDEWRKITYGEARRKVVGIATWLLGQHLSAERPVVILSDNSIEHALLSLAAMHIGVPVSSISPGNSLMSKDHAKLKGNIELLRPGVIYADPVERFAPALAAIRGLHDGVVVAGRSSKVLDGAVPFSVLEQASDESAVMAAFEKITSDTIGKFLFTSGSVGSPKAVINTQRMMCSNQMAKELVWPFLAENRPVLVEWLPWSHTFGGNHNFNLVLRWGGTIYIDDGKPTPAGLDKTIRNLREVAPTLYFNVPRAYDMLVPLLRQDRQLCETFFSRLNLIFYAGAALPHHLWEGLEVLSEKVTGTKVTMVSSWGSTETAPTCTDSHFEAERPGVIGVPVPGVALKLVPSADKLEVRVKGPNVFPGYWKQPDITARSFDEEGYYMIGDAVEFLDERYPEKGLLFDGRVGEDFKLLTGTWVHVGALRVAGIDAMKPVAQDIVVTGHDRDEIGFLVFPNIPECRTLCPDLPPDAPMIDLLMNPAVRQRVRQGMAMMKQTGGGSSTYPSRALLMAEPPSVEAGEITDKGYINQRVTLSRRADLVEYLHADVVDKTVITVHSAN, from the coding sequence ATGGATAAGGTGATTCGCGACGCCGAGCGCATGTTTGCCAAGTCGGTTGTCGATATCGAAACGCGCGAAGACGGAACGCGGGTCCTGAGATCCGGGATTCCGCTTCCCGACAGCTATTCGCGTTGTGTGGGGGACTGGCTGGAGCACTGGGCGCAGGCCCGGCCTGACAGCCTCTACCTGGCAGAGCGTGACGAGAACGATGAATGGCGGAAGATCACTTATGGTGAAGCGCGCCGCAAGGTTGTCGGCATTGCCACCTGGCTGCTTGGGCAGCACCTGTCTGCCGAACGGCCGGTGGTGATCCTGTCCGACAACTCGATTGAGCATGCCTTGCTGTCGCTGGCTGCAATGCACATCGGCGTGCCGGTGTCTTCGATTTCGCCGGGCAACTCGCTGATGTCGAAGGACCATGCCAAGCTCAAGGGCAACATCGAGTTGCTGCGGCCCGGCGTGATCTATGCCGATCCGGTCGAGCGCTTCGCGCCTGCGCTTGCTGCCATCCGCGGTCTGCACGACGGCGTGGTGGTTGCCGGCAGAAGCAGCAAGGTGCTTGACGGGGCTGTGCCATTCTCCGTGCTGGAGCAGGCGTCGGACGAGTCTGCAGTGATGGCAGCCTTCGAAAAGATCACGTCTGACACCATCGGCAAGTTCCTCTTTACTTCGGGTTCGGTCGGGTCGCCAAAGGCGGTGATCAATACCCAGCGCATGATGTGCTCCAATCAGATGGCCAAGGAACTGGTGTGGCCCTTCCTGGCAGAAAATCGTCCGGTGCTGGTCGAGTGGCTCCCATGGAGTCATACCTTTGGTGGCAACCACAACTTCAATCTGGTGTTGCGCTGGGGCGGCACGATTTATATCGACGATGGCAAGCCGACGCCGGCCGGGCTCGACAAGACCATCCGCAACCTCAGGGAAGTTGCGCCCACCCTGTACTTCAACGTGCCACGCGCCTACGACATGCTGGTGCCGTTGCTGCGCCAGGACAGGCAGTTGTGCGAAACCTTCTTCAGCCGCCTGAACCTCATTTTTTACGCCGGTGCGGCCTTGCCTCATCACCTGTGGGAAGGTCTGGAGGTGCTGTCCGAGAAGGTCACTGGAACCAAAGTCACCATGGTTTCGTCGTGGGGATCGACCGAAACCGCACCGACATGTACCGATAGCCACTTCGAGGCCGAGCGCCCAGGCGTGATCGGTGTGCCGGTGCCGGGCGTCGCACTCAAGCTGGTGCCGTCGGCGGACAAGCTCGAAGTAAGGGTAAAGGGGCCCAATGTCTTTCCCGGTTACTGGAAGCAGCCGGATATCACTGCCAGGTCCTTTGACGAAGAGGGCTACTACATGATTGGCGACGCGGTCGAGTTTCTGGATGAGCGCTACCCGGAGAAGGGGCTGCTGTTCGATGGTCGCGTCGGCGAGGACTTCAAGCTTCTGACGGGTACCTGGGTGCACGTCGGCGCACTGCGTGTGGCCGGTATCGATGCGATGAAGCCGGTGGCACAGGACATCGTAGTGACCGGTCACGACCGCGACGAAATCGGCTTTCTGGTGTTTCCCAATATTCCAGAGTGCCGCACCCTGTGCCCGGACCTGCCGCCCGATGCGCCGATGATCGATTTGTTGATGAACCCGGCGGTGCGCCAGCGCGTGCGCCAAGGCATGGCGATGATGAAACAGACCGGCGGCGGCTCTTCCACTTATCCCTCGCGCGCGCTGCTGATGGCCGAGCCGCCCTCGGTGGAAGCCGGCGAGATAACCGACAAGGGCTATATCAACCAGCGCGTCACCCTTTCGCGACGCGCTGATCTGGTTGAGTACCTGCATGCAGATGTGGTGGACAAGACGGTGATCACCGTTCATTCCGCCAACTGA
- a CDS encoding ABC transporter substrate-binding protein translates to MKVRKLAVLCSAAVALFSQAALADINVGISLSSTGPGASLGIPEKNAFAILPTSIAGEKINYIMLDDASDPSIATKNARKLVSEDNVDVLIGSAITPASLAIAEMAVESKTPQIAISPINLPPEKNYWVFRTPQHVNVMASALVEHMKASGVKTLGFIGFSDAYGEDWLVALKPMLEEAGIKLGAVERYARADTSVTGQVLKLVSTRPDAILVVGSGSPAALPQTSLVERGFKGQIYQTHAAANQAFLGVAGKAAEGVVLPVGPVVVVDQIPAEHPSKKAGEAFVKQYEQKYGAGSFSSFAGHAHDAYRLIEAAVPVALKTAKPGTPAFRKALRDAMESNADVVGVHGVFNMTPTDHFGLDQRGRVLVRIENGAYKMLAK, encoded by the coding sequence ATGAAAGTCAGGAAACTAGCCGTACTGTGTTCTGCAGCTGTTGCATTGTTCAGCCAGGCTGCACTGGCCGACATCAATGTCGGAATTTCCTTGTCCTCGACCGGTCCGGGTGCTTCCTTGGGTATCCCCGAGAAGAATGCTTTTGCCATCCTGCCGACCTCGATCGCGGGCGAGAAAATCAACTACATCATGCTCGACGATGCGTCCGATCCGTCGATCGCGACCAAGAACGCGCGCAAGCTGGTGTCTGAAGACAATGTCGATGTGCTGATCGGTTCTGCGATCACCCCGGCATCGCTTGCAATTGCCGAAATGGCGGTCGAGAGCAAGACGCCGCAAATTGCGATCTCGCCGATCAATTTGCCGCCGGAGAAAAATTACTGGGTGTTCCGCACGCCTCAACACGTCAATGTGATGGCGAGCGCGCTTGTCGAGCACATGAAAGCAAGCGGCGTGAAGACCCTGGGCTTTATCGGGTTCTCCGACGCGTATGGCGAAGACTGGCTGGTCGCACTCAAGCCCATGCTTGAAGAAGCAGGGATCAAGCTCGGCGCGGTGGAGCGGTATGCCCGCGCCGATACCTCGGTGACCGGCCAGGTGCTCAAGCTGGTGTCAACGCGTCCCGACGCCATTCTGGTGGTGGGCTCCGGCAGTCCCGCAGCCTTGCCCCAGACCAGCCTCGTCGAGCGCGGCTTCAAGGGTCAGATCTATCAGACGCACGCCGCTGCCAATCAGGCATTCCTCGGTGTGGCCGGAAAGGCCGCAGAAGGTGTGGTGCTGCCAGTCGGCCCTGTTGTTGTCGTTGATCAGATCCCTGCCGAGCATCCGTCCAAGAAAGCGGGCGAAGCCTTCGTCAAACAGTACGAGCAGAAATACGGTGCTGGGAGCTTCTCTTCCTTTGCCGGCCATGCGCATGATGCCTACCGTTTGATCGAGGCTGCGGTTCCGGTTGCGCTCAAGACCGCCAAGCCCGGCACGCCAGCATTTCGCAAGGCACTGCGTGATGCGATGGAGAGCAATGCCGACGTCGTGGGTGTGCATGGTGTATTCAACATGACGCCGACCGATCACTTCGGTCTTGATCAGCGCGGCCGTGTGCTTGTTCGCATCGAGAACGGTGCATACAAGATGCTGGCGAAGTAA
- a CDS encoding ABC transporter ATP-binding protein gives MNTNAANTPKNKVLEIQDLCVSYGKVEALSNANLVVGEGQIVTVIGPNGAGKTTMLSAIMGVLGSRGQVQFDGSIESVPEVERMVARGMNLVPEKRELFGEMTVEDNLTLGAFQRYRMGHRDQAKTMEEVYTLFPRLKERRGQLAGTLSGGERQMLAVGRALMAKPKLLMLDEPSLGLAPLIVREIFRIIAELRRRGVSILLVEQNARAALQVADYAYVLETGAIAMEGPAVQLRDDPRVIEAYLGLGGKHQEMLAT, from the coding sequence ATGAACACAAACGCCGCCAACACCCCGAAGAACAAGGTGCTCGAGATCCAGGACCTGTGCGTGTCCTACGGCAAGGTCGAGGCGCTCTCCAACGCCAACCTGGTGGTGGGCGAAGGCCAGATCGTGACCGTGATCGGCCCCAACGGCGCGGGCAAGACGACGATGCTGTCGGCCATCATGGGCGTGCTCGGCTCCAGGGGCCAGGTGCAGTTTGACGGCAGCATCGAGTCGGTGCCCGAAGTCGAGCGCATGGTCGCGCGCGGCATGAACCTGGTGCCCGAGAAGCGCGAGCTCTTCGGCGAGATGACGGTGGAAGACAACCTCACGCTGGGCGCCTTCCAGCGCTACCGCATGGGGCACCGCGATCAGGCCAAGACAATGGAAGAGGTCTACACCCTGTTCCCGCGCCTCAAAGAGCGCCGCGGCCAGCTTGCTGGCACGCTCTCGGGCGGCGAGCGCCAGATGCTGGCGGTGGGCCGCGCGCTGATGGCCAAGCCCAAACTGCTGATGCTCGACGAACCCAGCCTCGGGCTCGCACCGCTGATCGTGCGCGAGATCTTCCGCATCATCGCCGAGCTGCGCCGGCGCGGGGTGTCGATCCTGCTGGTGGAGCAGAACGCTCGCGCCGCGCTGCAGGTGGCCGACTACGCCTACGTGCTCGAGACCGGCGCGATCGCCATGGAAGGGCCGGCCGTGCAGCTGCGCGACGACCCGCGCGTGATCGAGGCCTATCTCGGTCTGGGTGGCAAGCACCAGGAGATGCTGGCGACGTAA
- a CDS encoding ABC transporter permease subunit, translated as MKSAAANNAFLSPRVMLVAFLGILLVAPLVLSPFYVTLLNYIGLYAMVALGLVLLTGVGGLTSFGQAAFVGLGAYTTGVLTTATDLPGWLSWLGGSPWLALVVGLVFTATVAIVLGSLTLKLSGHFLPLGTIAWGISLYFLFGTMETLGGHTGLTGIPPISIFGWELDQGEEIFYLIWAFLLSAVLTTQNLLDSREGRAIRALKGGMVMAEAMGVNTSRSRMIIFVIAALHACASGWLYAHMQRFVNPTPFGLHIGIEYLFMAVVGGAGHVWGALVGAGVITILKQWLQDLLPRILGTSGNFEVIVFGLMMVLVLQRARDGLWPILTRFVPVKAKQKTIDPSAVALPRRTLPKVGERILEAKAVTRKFGGLVANNNMSLEVRAGEILALIGPNGAGKSTMFNQISGVDTPTSGEVLFMGKPVAGHNSREIAQMGMSRTFQHVKLLPTMTVLENVAIGGHLRGDKGVISSAWRMDREEEARLLAEAARQIERVGLAEHMFDEAGSLALGQQRIMEIARALCSDPCLLLLDEPAAGLRFKEKQALGELLKKLKAEGMATLLVEHDMDFVMGLVDRVVVMEFGEKIAEGLPEDVQKDPAVLEAYLGGVE; from the coding sequence ATGAAATCCGCCGCTGCCAATAATGCCTTCCTGTCCCCGCGCGTGATGCTGGTCGCCTTCCTCGGCATCCTGCTCGTGGCGCCGCTGGTGCTGTCGCCGTTCTACGTCACGCTGCTCAACTACATCGGCCTGTACGCGATGGTCGCGCTCGGGTTGGTGCTGCTCACCGGCGTGGGCGGACTCACCAGCTTCGGCCAGGCGGCCTTCGTCGGCCTCGGCGCCTACACCACCGGGGTGCTCACCACCGCGACCGACCTGCCGGGCTGGCTGTCGTGGCTGGGCGGCTCGCCGTGGCTGGCGCTCGTGGTCGGGCTGGTGTTCACCGCGACCGTGGCCATCGTGCTCGGCTCGCTCACGCTCAAGCTCTCGGGCCACTTCCTGCCGCTGGGCACGATCGCGTGGGGCATCTCGCTGTATTTCCTGTTCGGCACCATGGAGACGCTCGGTGGCCACACCGGCCTCACCGGCATCCCGCCGATCTCGATCTTCGGCTGGGAGCTCGATCAGGGCGAGGAGATCTTCTACCTGATCTGGGCCTTCCTGCTGTCGGCCGTGCTCACCACGCAGAACCTGCTCGACTCGCGCGAAGGCCGTGCGATCCGCGCCTTGAAGGGCGGCATGGTGATGGCCGAGGCGATGGGGGTGAACACCTCGCGCTCGCGCATGATCATCTTCGTCATCGCCGCGCTGCACGCCTGCGCCTCGGGCTGGCTGTATGCGCACATGCAGCGCTTCGTGAACCCGACCCCGTTCGGGCTGCACATCGGTATCGAGTATCTGTTCATGGCCGTGGTCGGCGGTGCCGGTCACGTGTGGGGTGCGCTCGTCGGTGCGGGCGTGATCACCATCCTCAAGCAGTGGCTGCAGGATCTGCTGCCGCGCATCCTCGGCACTAGCGGCAACTTCGAGGTGATCGTGTTCGGCCTGATGATGGTGCTCGTGCTGCAGCGTGCCCGCGACGGCCTGTGGCCCATCCTCACCCGCTTCGTGCCGGTGAAGGCGAAGCAGAAAACCATCGACCCCAGTGCCGTCGCCCTGCCACGGCGCACCCTGCCCAAGGTGGGCGAGCGCATCCTCGAAGCCAAGGCGGTGACGCGAAAGTTTGGCGGTCTGGTGGCCAACAACAACATGAGCCTGGAGGTGCGCGCGGGCGAGATCCTCGCGCTCATCGGCCCCAACGGCGCGGGCAAGAGCACGATGTTCAACCAGATCTCGGGCGTCGATACCCCGACCTCGGGCGAGGTGCTGTTCATGGGCAAGCCGGTGGCCGGCCACAACTCGCGCGAGATCGCGCAGATGGGCATGAGCCGCACCTTCCAGCACGTGAAGCTGCTGCCGACCATGACCGTGCTCGAGAACGTCGCCATCGGCGGCCACCTGCGCGGCGACAAGGGCGTGATCAGCTCGGCCTGGCGCATGGACCGCGAAGAAGAAGCGCGCCTGCTGGCCGAAGCCGCGCGTCAGATCGAACGCGTGGGCCTGGCCGAACACATGTTCGACGAAGCCGGCAGCCTCGCGCTGGGCCAGCAACGCATCATGGAGATCGCCCGCGCGCTGTGCTCCGACCCCTGCCTGCTGCTGCTCGACGAGCCCGCGGCCGGGCTGCGCTTCAAGGAGAAGCAGGCGCTCGGTGAGCTGCTCAAGAAGCTGAAAGCCGAAGGCATGGCCACGCTGCTGGTCGAACACGACATGGACTTCGTCATGGGCCTGGTCGACCGGGTGGTGGTGATGGAGTTTGGCGAGAAGATCGCCGAAGGCCTGCCCGAAGACGTGCAGAAAGACCCCGCAGTGCTCGAAGCCTATCTGGGTGGGGTGGAGTGA
- a CDS encoding branched-chain amino acid ABC transporter permease translates to MDFQIALLLGQDGITNGAIYALLALALVLVFAVTRVIFIPQGEFVAYGALTLAMLQGGAIPATVWLLVIMGALTAAIDGSAALRSGQTKKLTGVLGWNLAYPLGLAGLLAALPLKELPMLAQVLLALAVVVPMGPLMYRLVFQPIAAAPVLILLIVSVATHVAMVGLGLLFFGAEGQRTPPFSDARFEVGPLLVSGQTIWVILASLALIVALYLFFERTIYGKALRATAINRVGAQLMGISPSLAGKLTFVLAAFIGALSGVLIAPITTIYYDTGFLIGLKGFVAAIIGGLGSYPIAAVGAVLVGLLEAFSSFWASAYKEVIVFTLIIPVLLWRSLTSHHMEEEE, encoded by the coding sequence ATGGATTTTCAGATAGCGCTGTTGCTGGGACAGGACGGCATTACCAACGGAGCGATCTACGCCTTGCTGGCGCTGGCCCTGGTGCTGGTGTTTGCAGTGACGCGGGTGATCTTCATTCCCCAGGGCGAATTCGTCGCCTATGGCGCGCTGACGCTTGCGATGCTGCAGGGCGGGGCGATCCCGGCCACGGTGTGGCTGCTGGTGATCATGGGCGCGCTGACGGCGGCGATCGACGGCAGTGCGGCGCTGCGCTCGGGGCAGACGAAGAAGCTGACCGGTGTGCTGGGCTGGAACCTGGCCTACCCGCTGGGGCTGGCCGGCCTGCTCGCGGCGCTGCCGCTGAAGGAACTGCCGATGCTCGCGCAGGTGCTACTGGCGCTGGCCGTGGTGGTGCCGATGGGGCCGCTGATGTACCGCCTGGTGTTTCAGCCGATTGCCGCGGCACCCGTGCTGATTCTGCTGATCGTGTCGGTCGCCACCCACGTGGCCATGGTCGGGCTGGGCCTGCTGTTCTTCGGTGCCGAAGGCCAGCGTACGCCGCCCTTCAGTGATGCGCGCTTCGAAGTCGGCCCGCTGCTGGTGTCGGGGCAGACGATCTGGGTCATCCTCGCCTCGCTCGCGCTCATCGTCGCGCTCTACCTGTTCTTCGAACGCACCATCTACGGCAAGGCCTTGCGTGCCACCGCGATCAACCGCGTCGGTGCGCAGCTGATGGGGATCTCGCCTTCGCTCGCAGGCAAGCTCACCTTCGTGCTGGCCGCCTTCATCGGTGCGCTGTCGGGTGTGCTGATCGCACCGATCACCACCATCTACTACGACACCGGCTTCCTGATCGGCCTCAAGGGCTTCGTCGCCGCCATTATCGGCGGACTGGGCAGCTATCCGATCGCCGCCGTCGGCGCCGTGCTGGTGGGCCTGCTCGAAGCCTTCTCGTCCTTCTGGGCCAGTGCCTACAAGGAAGTCATCGTATTCACCCTGATCATCCCCGTTCTCCTGTGGCGTTCGCTGACCAGCCACCATATGGAGGAGGAAGAATGA